One region of Streptomyces rishiriensis genomic DNA includes:
- the bioB gene encoding biotin synthase BioB — translation MDLLNTLVDKGLRRELPTREEALAVLATSDDDVLDVVAAAGRVRRQWFGRRVKLNYLVNLKSGLCPEDCSYCSQRLGSTAGILKYTWLKPEEASQAAAAGLAGGAKRVCLVASGRGPTDRDVDRVAGTIKAIKDQNEGVEVCACLGLLSDGQAERLREAGADAYNHNLNTSEGTYGDITTTHTYADRVDTVQKAHAAGLSACSGLIAGMGESDEDLVDVVFSLRELDPDSVPVNFLIPVEGTPLAKEWNLTPQRCLRILAMVRFVCPDVEVRIAGGREVHLRTMQPLALHLANSIFLGDYLTTEGQAGKADLEMIADAGFEVEGAEQVTLPEHRATAAGGCGSHEGGGCGSHDGTGCGSHQDSGCGSHEGGGVCGSAPAVTPAAATVTAAAVGEARTDLVAVRRRGAGTDLAPNA, via the coding sequence ATGGACCTGCTGAACACGCTGGTGGACAAGGGGCTTCGGCGCGAGCTGCCGACCCGCGAGGAAGCGCTGGCCGTGCTGGCCACCTCCGACGACGACGTGCTGGACGTGGTGGCCGCGGCCGGCCGGGTGCGCCGGCAGTGGTTCGGGCGACGGGTGAAACTCAACTACCTGGTCAACCTCAAGTCGGGGCTGTGCCCCGAGGACTGCTCCTACTGCTCCCAGCGGCTCGGCTCCACGGCCGGGATCCTGAAGTACACCTGGCTCAAGCCGGAGGAGGCCTCCCAGGCGGCGGCGGCCGGGTTGGCCGGCGGGGCCAAACGGGTCTGTCTGGTGGCGTCCGGGCGTGGTCCGACGGACCGTGACGTGGACCGGGTCGCCGGCACCATCAAGGCGATCAAGGACCAGAACGAGGGCGTCGAGGTCTGCGCCTGTCTGGGCCTGCTCTCCGACGGTCAGGCCGAACGGCTGCGCGAGGCGGGCGCCGACGCCTACAACCACAACCTGAACACGTCCGAGGGCACGTACGGGGACATCACGACCACGCACACGTACGCCGACCGGGTGGACACGGTGCAGAAGGCGCACGCGGCGGGTCTGTCGGCCTGCTCGGGTCTGATCGCCGGCATGGGCGAGTCCGACGAGGACCTGGTGGACGTCGTCTTCTCGCTGCGCGAGCTGGACCCGGACTCCGTCCCGGTCAACTTCCTCATCCCGGTCGAGGGCACCCCGCTCGCCAAGGAGTGGAACCTCACCCCGCAGCGCTGTCTGCGCATCCTGGCGATGGTGCGGTTCGTCTGCCCGGACGTCGAGGTGCGCATCGCGGGTGGCCGCGAGGTCCATCTGCGCACCATGCAGCCCCTCGCCCTGCACCTGGCCAACTCGATCTTCCTGGGCGACTACCTCACGACCGAGGGCCAGGCCGGCAAGGCCGACCTGGAGATGATCGCGGACGCCGGGTTCGAGGTGGAGGGCGCGGAGCAGGTCACCCTGCCGGAGCACCGGGCCACGGCGGCCGGGGGCTGCGGGTCCCACGAGGGCGGCGGCTGCGGATCCCACGACGGGACCGGCTGCGGCTCGCACCAGGACTCCGGCTGCGGCTCGCACGAGGGCGGCGGTGTGTGCGGCTCCGCCCCCGCCGTGACCCCGGCCGCCGCCACGGTCACGGCCGCTGCGGTCGGCGAGGCCCGTACGGACCTGGTCGCCGTACGCCGCCGTGGCGCCGGCACCGATCTCGCGCCCAATGCCTGA
- a CDS encoding adenosylmethionine--8-amino-7-oxononanoate transaminase, which produces MPEPARLGVPELLELDRRHVWHPYGPMPGRVEPLVVESASGVRLRPADGSGDLVDGMASWWSAIHGYNHPVLNEAAREQLGRMSHVMFGGLTHEPAVRLAKLLVDISPDGLEHVFLADSGSVSVEVAVKMCLQYWRSLGRPAKRRLLTWRGGYHGDTWQPMSVCDPEGGMHDLWTGVLPRQLFVDAPPAEFDEAYAELLREAIERHADELAAVIVEPVVQGAGGMRFHSPGYLRVLREACDAHDVLLVFDEIATGFGRTGALFAAEHAAVTPDVMCVGKALTGGYLTMAATLCTSRVADGISRGEVPVLAHGPTFMGNPLAAAVACASIELLLGQDWLAEVKRIEAGLRDGLAEAVEIPGVRDVRVLGAIGVVQLDRPLDDAAMAAATRAAAREGVWLRPFRDLIYTMPPYVTGDADVTRIARAVCAAAREG; this is translated from the coding sequence ATGCCTGAGCCGGCCCGGCTCGGGGTGCCCGAGCTGCTGGAGCTCGACCGGCGGCATGTGTGGCATCCGTACGGTCCGATGCCCGGGCGGGTCGAACCGCTCGTCGTGGAGTCGGCGAGCGGGGTACGGCTGCGGCCGGCTGACGGCTCGGGTGACCTGGTCGACGGCATGGCGTCCTGGTGGTCGGCGATCCACGGCTACAACCACCCGGTGCTCAACGAGGCCGCACGCGAGCAGCTGGGCCGGATGAGTCATGTGATGTTCGGCGGGCTCACCCACGAGCCCGCCGTACGCCTGGCGAAGCTCCTTGTCGACATCTCGCCCGACGGTCTGGAGCATGTCTTCCTCGCCGACTCCGGCTCGGTGTCCGTCGAGGTCGCGGTGAAGATGTGCCTCCAGTACTGGCGCTCGCTGGGCCGCCCCGCCAAACGACGCCTGCTGACCTGGCGCGGCGGCTACCACGGGGACACCTGGCAGCCGATGTCCGTGTGCGATCCCGAGGGCGGGATGCACGACCTGTGGACCGGGGTGCTGCCCCGGCAGCTCTTCGTGGACGCGCCTCCGGCGGAGTTCGACGAGGCGTACGCCGAGCTGCTGCGCGAGGCGATCGAGCGGCACGCCGACGAGCTGGCCGCGGTGATCGTGGAGCCGGTGGTGCAGGGCGCGGGCGGCATGCGGTTCCACTCCCCCGGTTACCTGCGGGTGCTGCGCGAGGCGTGCGACGCGCACGACGTGCTGCTGGTGTTCGACGAGATCGCGACCGGGTTCGGGCGCACGGGTGCGCTGTTTGCGGCGGAGCATGCCGCGGTGACGCCGGATGTGATGTGCGTCGGCAAGGCGTTGACCGGCGGCTATCTGACGATGGCGGCGACGCTGTGCACGTCCCGGGTGGCCGACGGGATCTCGCGGGGCGAGGTGCCGGTCCTGGCCCACGGTCCGACGTTCATGGGCAATCCGCTCGCCGCGGCCGTCGCCTGTGCCTCGATCGAGCTGCTGCTGGGGCAGGACTGGCTCGCCGAGGTCAAGCGGATCGAGGCGGGACTGCGGGACGGGCTCGCGGAGGCCGTGGAGATTCCGGGGGTACGGGACGTCCGGGTCCTCGGCGCGATCGGCGTCGTCCAGCTCGACCGGCCCCTCGACGACGCGGCCATGGCGGCCGCCACCCGGGCCGCCGCGCGCGAGGGCGTCTGGCTGCGGCCGTTCCGGGATCTGATCTACACGATGCCGCCGTACGTCACCGGTGACGCGGACGTGACACGCATCGCGCGCGCGGTGTGCGCCGCGGCGCGGGAGGGATGA
- the bioD gene encoding dethiobiotin synthase: MPILVITGTGTEVGKTVTTAAIAASALAAGRSVAVLKAAQTGVRADECGDADEVARLAGAVTTAELARYPEPLAPATAARRAGMAAVRPQHVAEAAQKLAVEHDLVLVEGAGGLLVRFDEAGGSLADAAQLLRAPVLVVATAGLGTLNTTELTARELRRRSVELLGVVIGGWPESPDLASRCNVVDLPEVAGAPLLGALPSGVGALAPADFRTRAPGWLAPRLDGTWEAEAFRERTGAGF, from the coding sequence ATGCCGATCCTGGTGATCACGGGGACGGGCACGGAGGTCGGCAAGACCGTCACGACGGCCGCGATCGCCGCGTCGGCGCTCGCGGCGGGGCGGTCGGTGGCCGTCCTCAAGGCCGCGCAGACCGGCGTACGAGCGGACGAGTGCGGGGACGCCGACGAGGTGGCCCGGCTCGCGGGCGCGGTGACGACGGCCGAACTGGCCCGCTACCCCGAGCCGTTGGCCCCGGCGACGGCGGCGCGCAGGGCGGGTATGGCGGCGGTGCGGCCGCAGCACGTGGCGGAGGCGGCGCAGAAACTGGCCGTCGAGCACGACCTGGTGCTCGTCGAGGGTGCGGGCGGGCTGCTCGTACGGTTCGACGAGGCGGGCGGGTCGCTGGCCGACGCGGCTCAGCTGCTGCGCGCGCCGGTGCTGGTCGTGGCCACGGCGGGCCTGGGCACGCTGAACACGACGGAACTGACGGCTCGTGAACTGCGGCGTCGGAGCGTGGAGTTGCTGGGCGTGGTGATCGGCGGCTGGCCGGAGTCCCCCGATCTGGCGTCCCGTTGCAATGTCGTGGATCTGCCGGAGGTGGCCGGGGCCCCGCTGCTGGGCGCGTTGCCGTCCGGGGTCGGCGCTCTCGCACCCGCCGACTTCCGCACACGGGCGCCGGGTTGGCTGGCGCCACGGCTGGACGGGACGTGGGAGGCGGAGGCCTTCCGGGAGCGGACCGGTGCGGGGTTCTAG
- a CDS encoding helix-turn-helix transcriptional regulator, translating into MVTRVNPPSLDRTSPPTHPSTDPRLAPTPSEGVRVRVLRLVHGDPRAAAELVARLTERQAAGLDPLPAEPADLAPETLRAHRREVRALPDGTRLVLLLAAADQYPVATHAFLRAVAAARLDIRPLEAAEAAGIAYATVGGVGFRDAWTRIAAYETAAPDDRRDAHRLLARVLHGPAERPRRSWHRGAGALGPSARLAAELAAAADRARAAGDPALSGALAERAAALCADPGERSRLLAHAATDAWHRGDGDRSRTLAARSDADALTGVLALRTGHAEEAFDALLAGAARAARAAGVRPVPVDPPPARSDTPTACSVTSSVPSRAPGGAARSAPTAAVTHFLARAAEAAVYTGDLRRCREAALLARQLGVEPPGVLGGIAAAVDGRYEDARDLLEATAGRCGPGGDPTLLLHAGIAALMLGDHTRAATATVRAAAAARARGVTAAVSQAMEFRVYADFWTGRPRAAEAAALDALRQAYATGQDNGACHLQAALAMFAALTGDENLCRERAAAARSHALAHALGLPAALAQWALAFLDLGSGRYDAAAARLRALAAAGPGHGHPAIRHLATPHYVEAAVRTGETRVARAAHAGYDRWARAVGSADDLALSARCRALLTPGADALEHYRAALRLHGEGTRAFERARTELLFGSALRRLRRRPEARDRLHSAMAAFESFDAPHCAESARAELRALGAPAAPARGDRRGTAHLTAQQLLVARMAADGATNREIAARLALSPRTIDHHLRGVFTRLDIRSRIELVRLLADADDV; encoded by the coding sequence GTGGTGACACGAGTGAACCCACCGTCGCTGGACCGCACTTCGCCACCGACGCACCCCAGCACGGACCCGCGCCTCGCCCCGACGCCGTCCGAAGGCGTCCGTGTACGCGTGCTGCGCCTCGTGCACGGCGATCCGCGGGCCGCCGCGGAACTCGTCGCGCGGCTGACCGAACGGCAGGCGGCAGGGCTCGATCCGCTGCCGGCCGAACCCGCCGACCTCGCCCCCGAGACGCTGCGCGCCCACCGCCGTGAGGTCCGCGCGCTGCCCGACGGCACCCGGCTGGTGCTCCTGCTGGCGGCCGCCGACCAGTACCCGGTGGCCACCCACGCCTTCCTGCGCGCCGTCGCCGCCGCCCGCCTCGACATCCGGCCCCTCGAGGCGGCCGAGGCGGCCGGCATCGCCTACGCCACGGTGGGCGGGGTCGGCTTCCGCGACGCCTGGACCCGGATCGCCGCGTACGAGACGGCCGCCCCGGACGACCGGCGCGATGCCCACCGGCTGCTCGCCCGCGTCCTGCACGGCCCGGCGGAGAGGCCCCGGCGGTCCTGGCACAGGGGCGCGGGCGCCCTCGGCCCCAGCGCGCGGCTCGCCGCGGAGCTGGCGGCGGCGGCCGACCGGGCGCGCGCCGCGGGCGACCCGGCGCTCTCGGGCGCCCTCGCCGAACGCGCCGCCGCGCTCTGCGCGGACCCGGGCGAACGGTCCCGGCTCCTCGCCCACGCGGCGACCGACGCCTGGCACCGCGGTGACGGCGACCGGTCCCGCACCCTGGCCGCCCGCAGCGACGCCGACGCCCTCACCGGCGTCCTCGCGCTGCGGACCGGGCACGCGGAGGAGGCGTTCGACGCGCTGCTGGCCGGGGCGGCACGGGCGGCACGGGCGGCCGGGGTGCGGCCCGTGCCCGTTGACCCGCCACCGGCGCGGAGTGACACCCCCACGGCTTGCTCCGTCACCTCCTCCGTGCCGTCACGCGCGCCCGGCGGGGCGGCGCGTTCCGCTCCCACCGCCGCCGTCACCCACTTCCTGGCCCGGGCCGCCGAGGCCGCCGTCTACACCGGCGATCTGCGTCGATGCCGTGAAGCGGCGCTCCTGGCAAGGCAGTTGGGCGTCGAGCCGCCGGGAGTGCTCGGCGGGATCGCCGCGGCCGTCGACGGACGGTACGAGGACGCGCGCGACCTGCTGGAAGCCACCGCGGGACGGTGCGGTCCGGGCGGCGACCCCACCCTCCTCCTGCACGCCGGCATCGCCGCCCTGATGCTCGGCGACCACACCCGCGCCGCCACCGCCACGGTCCGGGCGGCCGCCGCGGCCCGCGCCCGGGGCGTCACCGCCGCCGTGTCCCAGGCCATGGAGTTCCGCGTCTACGCCGACTTCTGGACCGGCCGCCCGCGCGCCGCCGAGGCCGCCGCGCTGGACGCGCTGCGTCAGGCGTACGCCACCGGACAGGACAACGGCGCCTGCCACCTGCAGGCCGCCCTGGCGATGTTCGCCGCGCTCACCGGTGACGAGAACCTGTGCCGGGAGCGGGCCGCGGCCGCCCGCTCCCACGCCCTGGCCCACGCCCTGGGCCTGCCCGCCGCCCTCGCGCAGTGGGCGCTGGCCTTCCTCGACCTCGGCTCCGGCCGCTACGACGCCGCCGCGGCCCGGCTGCGCGCCCTCGCCGCCGCGGGGCCGGGCCACGGCCACCCGGCCATCCGCCACCTGGCCACCCCGCACTACGTCGAGGCCGCTGTCCGGACCGGCGAGACCCGCGTGGCACGTGCCGCGCACGCCGGCTACGACCGCTGGGCCCGTGCCGTCGGCAGCGCCGACGACCTGGCGCTCAGTGCCCGCTGCCGGGCGCTGCTCACGCCGGGCGCCGACGCCCTCGAGCACTACCGCGCGGCCCTGCGGCTGCACGGCGAAGGAACCCGCGCCTTCGAACGGGCCCGTACCGAACTGCTGTTCGGCAGCGCCTTGCGCAGGCTGCGCCGCCGCCCGGAGGCCCGCGACCGGCTGCACAGTGCCATGGCGGCGTTCGAGTCCTTCGACGCCCCGCACTGCGCCGAGAGCGCCCGCGCCGAACTGCGGGCGCTGGGCGCCCCCGCGGCCCCCGCCCGCGGTGACCGGCGCGGGACGGCCCACCTGACCGCCCAGCAGCTCCTGGTCGCCCGGATGGCGGCCGACGGCGCCACGAACCGCGAGATCGCCGCCCGCCTCGCCCTCAGCCCCCGCACCATCGACCATCATCTGCGGGGCGTCTTCACCCGTCTCGACATCCGCTCCCGCATCGAACTCGTACGGCTGCTCGCGGACGCGGACGACGTCTAG
- a CDS encoding esterase/lipase family protein produces MQRHKRRIAAALSAVVSSLLLSLSFSAPTAHAATRDPIVFVHGISSSASSWDDWVADFKADGYTAAELDAWTYSWSQSNATTASQLATEIKNVLARTGASKVDVVIHSMGALSSRYYLKNLGGTAYVDDFVSVAGTNHGTSVASWCSWLYTSCAEMVTGSSFVTALNSGDETPGAVNYATYWSNCDAAVDPDSSALLSGAANVGVGCISHNDMNNDHGVYEQVRDFVR; encoded by the coding sequence ATGCAGCGCCACAAGCGTCGCATCGCCGCGGCTCTCTCGGCCGTGGTCTCTTCGCTCCTTCTGTCACTCTCGTTCTCCGCCCCCACAGCCCACGCCGCGACCCGCGATCCGATCGTCTTCGTGCACGGCATCAGCAGTTCCGCAAGCAGCTGGGACGACTGGGTCGCCGACTTCAAGGCCGACGGCTACACGGCCGCCGAGCTCGACGCCTGGACCTACAGCTGGTCCCAGTCGAACGCCACCACCGCCTCCCAGCTGGCCACCGAGATCAAGAACGTGCTGGCGAGGACCGGCGCCTCCAAGGTCGACGTCGTCATCCACTCCATGGGCGCGCTCAGCTCCCGCTACTACCTCAAGAACCTCGGCGGCACCGCGTACGTGGACGACTTCGTCTCCGTCGCGGGCACCAACCACGGGACGTCGGTGGCCTCGTGGTGCAGCTGGCTCTACACGTCCTGCGCCGAGATGGTCACCGGCAGTTCGTTCGTCACCGCCCTCAACTCCGGTGACGAGACCCCGGGCGCCGTGAACTACGCGACGTACTGGTCGAACTGCGACGCGGCCGTCGACCCGGACTCCTCGGCGCTGCTGAGCGGGGCCGCCAACGTCGGCGTCGGGTGCATCTCGCACAACGACATGAACAACGACCACGGCGTGTACGAGCAGGTGCGCGACTTCGTCCGGTGA
- a CDS encoding class I SAM-dependent methyltransferase, with protein sequence MPLRPTRSAELPGGAVHHPLFARCYARLGTAAETRAGLAALRAELLTGLSGRVVEIGAGNGLNFAHYPAAVSEVVAIEPERHLRTLALEAARNAEVPVDVVPAVAEALPVKSEAFDGAVVSLVLCSVRDVPRALGELRRVLRPGGELRFFEHGPGGGPAMRFTQRALDRTVWPTLAGGCHLTRDTLDALREAGFEPGPYRRLSVPEKGPRLPSSYCVLGRARRPS encoded by the coding sequence ATGCCCCTACGCCCCACCCGTTCCGCCGAGCTGCCCGGCGGCGCCGTCCACCATCCGCTGTTCGCCCGCTGTTACGCCCGGCTGGGCACGGCCGCGGAGACCCGCGCCGGTCTGGCCGCCCTACGCGCCGAGCTGCTCACGGGGCTCTCCGGCCGGGTCGTCGAGATCGGCGCGGGGAACGGTCTGAACTTCGCGCACTACCCGGCCGCCGTCTCGGAGGTCGTCGCGATCGAGCCGGAGCGTCATCTGCGCACACTGGCGCTGGAGGCGGCCCGCAACGCCGAGGTGCCGGTGGACGTCGTGCCGGCCGTGGCGGAGGCCCTCCCGGTGAAGAGCGAGGCCTTCGACGGGGCGGTGGTCTCGCTGGTGCTGTGCAGTGTGCGGGACGTCCCCCGCGCACTCGGGGAGCTGCGGCGGGTGCTGCGGCCCGGCGGCGAGCTGAGGTTCTTCGAGCACGGGCCGGGCGGCGGTCCGGCGATGCGGTTCACTCAGCGCGCGCTGGACCGGACGGTGTGGCCGACCCTGGCCGGTGGCTGCCACCTCACCCGGGACACCCTCGACGCCCTGCGGGAGGCAGGGTTCGAGCCGGGCCCGTACCGCCGGCTGTCCGTGCCGGAGAAGGGCCCGAGACTCCCCTCCTCGTACTGCGTTCTCGGCAGGGCCCGCCGCCCGTCATAG
- a CDS encoding fic family toxin-antitoxin system, toxin component: MSDLRIDLAWLLMLAEQKTPGDPQVTDWGALVAAVARHQAEIFDVPVYDDAPTRAAALLQLLIHVPALERSNALFACAVAYAYLVASGLKVATSPEQVRDLARLVKTGEASVSDIARELRRWSL, from the coding sequence TTGAGCGACCTCCGTATCGATCTCGCCTGGCTCCTCATGCTCGCTGAACAGAAGACCCCCGGTGACCCCCAGGTCACCGACTGGGGGGCACTGGTGGCCGCCGTGGCGCGCCACCAGGCCGAGATATTCGACGTCCCCGTCTACGACGACGCGCCGACCCGCGCCGCCGCGCTGCTCCAACTGCTCATCCACGTCCCCGCCCTGGAGCGCTCCAACGCCCTGTTCGCCTGCGCCGTCGCGTACGCCTACCTCGTCGCCAGCGGTCTGAAGGTCGCCACCTCGCCCGAACAGGTCCGCGACCTGGCCCGGCTGGTCAAGACCGGGGAGGCGTCGGTGTCCGACATCGCGCGCGAACTGCGCCGGTGGAGCCTATGA
- a CDS encoding toxin-antitoxin system HicB family antitoxin: MAKTQLNVRVDEGTARAARERATARGMSVNRYIEELVRQDAGEVGHTFVEAASDFMKRYEAVFAEEFGADREGGTREGRR; encoded by the coding sequence ATGGCGAAGACCCAGCTGAACGTACGCGTCGACGAGGGCACGGCCCGGGCCGCCCGGGAGCGCGCCACGGCCCGTGGCATGAGCGTCAACCGCTACATCGAGGAGCTGGTCAGACAGGACGCCGGCGAGGTCGGCCACACGTTCGTCGAGGCCGCGAGCGACTTCATGAAGCGGTACGAGGCCGTCTTCGCGGAGGAGTTCGGCGCCGACCGCGAGGGCGGCACGCGCGAAGGTCGCCGCTGA
- a CDS encoding ABC transporter ATP-binding protein, whose translation MSIPAAEHAPGLAPAGGIAARARGLTKAYGSGETAVLALDSVDVDIARGRFTAVMGPSGSGKSTLMHCLAGLDTVSAGQVWLGDTEITGLKDRELTRLRRDRIGFMFQSFNLIPTLNAVENITLPMDIAGQKPDQKWLDQVIDTLGLRDRLKHRPSQLSGGQQQRVACARALASRPELIFADEPTGNLDSRAGLEVLAFLREAVDQLGQTVVMVTHDPGAAAHSDLVLFLADGRIVDEMERPTADAVLERMKRFDVIRAQSDGGSGPRGDSTDAPTTGTLGTDADGTDVKEK comes from the coding sequence TTGTCCATACCTGCTGCGGAGCACGCCCCCGGCCTGGCCCCGGCCGGCGGGATCGCGGCCCGCGCCCGCGGTCTGACCAAGGCGTACGGCTCGGGTGAGACCGCGGTGCTCGCCCTGGACTCGGTGGACGTGGACATCGCGCGCGGCCGCTTCACCGCCGTCATGGGGCCGTCCGGCTCCGGGAAGTCGACCCTGATGCACTGCCTGGCGGGCCTCGACACGGTGTCGGCCGGTCAGGTGTGGCTCGGCGACACCGAGATCACGGGGCTGAAGGACCGGGAGCTGACCCGGCTGCGCCGGGACCGGATCGGGTTCATGTTCCAGTCGTTCAACCTGATCCCGACGCTCAACGCGGTCGAGAACATCACCCTGCCCATGGACATCGCGGGCCAGAAGCCCGACCAGAAGTGGCTGGACCAGGTGATCGACACGCTCGGCCTGCGGGACCGGCTGAAGCACCGGCCCTCGCAGCTGTCCGGCGGCCAGCAACAGCGCGTGGCCTGTGCCCGGGCACTCGCCTCCCGCCCCGAGCTGATCTTCGCCGACGAGCCGACCGGCAACCTGGACTCGCGCGCCGGGCTCGAGGTCCTCGCGTTCCTGCGGGAGGCCGTCGACCAGCTGGGGCAGACCGTCGTCATGGTCACCCATGACCCCGGCGCGGCCGCCCACTCCGACCTGGTGCTCTTTCTCGCGGACGGGCGGATCGTGGACGAGATGGAGCGGCCGACGGCCGACGCGGTGCTGGAGCGCATGAAGCGTTTCGACGTGATCCGCGCCCAGTCCGACGGCGGGAGCGGCCCGCGCGGCGACAGTACGGACGCCCCGACCACCGGCACCCTCGGCACCGACGCCGACGGCACCGACGTCAAGGAGAAGTGA